From Cygnus atratus isolate AKBS03 ecotype Queensland, Australia chromosome 1, CAtr_DNAZoo_HiC_assembly, whole genome shotgun sequence, the proteins below share one genomic window:
- the MYF5 gene encoding myogenic factor 5 yields MEVMDSCQFSPSELFYDSSCLSSPEGEFPEDFEPRDLPPFGAHQPAEPACSEEEEHVRAPSGHHQAGHCLMWACKACKRKSTTMDRRKAATMRERRRLKKVNQAFETLKRCTTANPNQRLPKVEILRNAIRYIESLQELLREQVENYYHLPGQSCSEPTSPTSSCSDGMADCGSPVWPARGSSFEAGYCSEMPHGYGAEPSSALSSLDCLSSIVDRLSPGGEPLRHPGSLSPGASIDSGPGTPGTPPPRRTYQAL; encoded by the exons atggaggtgaTGGACAGCTGCCAGTTCTCCCCGTCCGAGCTCTTCTACGacagctcctgcctctcctccccggAGGGCGAGTTCCCCGAGGATTTCGAGCCCAGGGATCTGCCTCCCTTCGGCGCCCACCAGCCCGCCGAGCCCGCCTGCTCCGAGGAAGAGGAGCACGTCCGAGCCCCCAGCGGCCACCACCAGGCCGGCCACTGCCTGATGTGGGCTTGCAAAGCCTGCAAGAGAAAGTCCACCACGATGGACCGGAGGAAGGCGGCCACcatgagggagaggaggaggctgaagaAAGTGAACCAGGCGTTTGAGACCCTGAAGAGGTGCACCACGGCCAACCCCAACCAAAGACTCCCCAAAGTGGAGATCCTGAGGAACGCCATCAGATACATCGAGAGCCTCCAGGAGCTCTTGAGGGAGCAGGTAGAAAACTACTATCACCTGCCGGGACAGAGCTGCTCCGAGCCGACCAGCcccacctccagctgctccGACGGCATG GCTGACTGCGGCAGCCCGGTGTGGCCGGCGAGAGGCAGCAGCTTCGAGGCCGGTTACTGCTCCGAGATGCCCCACG GGTACGGCGCGGAGCCGAGCAGCGCCCTGTCCAGCCTGGATTGCCTCTCCAGCATCGTGGACCGCCTCTCCCCGGGGGGGGAGCCCCTCCGACACCCCGGCTCCCTCTCGCCGGGAGCCAGCATCGACTCGGGGCCCGGGACGCCCGGGACGCCACCGCCCCGACGGACCTACCAGGCGCTATGA